GTTAGGGGAGGGCTTTCTAACTGAGCTGCCCATAAATGGATCAAGCTGCTTCAGGAAGTGTGGGCAAGTCCCTGACCCAAGCAATTCCCCAGGGATTAGTGCTGGGTAGGGGAGATCTGCCTCTAGGGCTCAATCATGTGCTGGGAGTTGGACTAGACAACTCTCAAAGTGCCTTCAAACTGGAGACGGTGTGATTCTAGGAAGCCAACTGAAAGAACTTTGTCACAGAGTAGGGGGTGTTGAGCTGAGCCTTGAAAGGATAAGTAGGTGTTCAGTggggggagagtggggaggggcacTCCTAGGTGGAGAAGCAGTGTGAGCAAAGCTCCAGAGATGTGAATAAGCAGGGTCTGTTAAGCAGGGTCTGGTCAGAAGGGAAAGGTGTGTGaaggatggggaggaaggtgaagcTGAAAAGACATGTAGGGCCAGATGGTGGGGAGCTCCCATAGGGCCTGATGCCCCAGAAGCACTTGCCAATACTTGTTGAAGGAAggtaatgaaacagaaacaaaagagaaattgtAAGAGCCAAGGAAGGAGGTGTTGACCACATAGCTCCCTTGAGCGGGTTGTCTCCTGACAAGTCAGTCATAGCTGACTTGACGGCAGGGCTGCCCACTGCTCTGGGtgctccctgcccagggatcCATCAACTATTCCTTAAAGCCTAGGGACAAAATAAGCCCCCGAGGAATCTAGGGCCCTTCCCTGGGGGCTGCTCTGTGGGTCAGAGGTAGGGGGCTGACAATTCAGAGGGTGGGTCAGTTCCCTGGTAGAAGCAGTAGAGATGCACTATGCCTAGGAAACACCACTGGTAGAGTCTGTTCCTTCCATTAGACTTCACAAGCGTTGCCCTTGGATACTCAGTGTTCAGAACTCGGTGACCCACCTTTAGGGAACAGTGGGGTCTGGGCATTCTGGGGACTCCTATTGGCTAGACAGATGGGTAGGTGAGCTCCTTCTCCCCAGAGCCATCGGCTAGCTAGGTACCAAGGTTTGACCTTATGGATTCCCAAAGGGAGGACCTCAGCCTCCCTGGAGGTAAATGTGCTCCCTCCCCAAATCCCTGCCCCTTGCTTTATGACCTAGGCTTGGGGGCACTCAGGGAAGACCTTTTGCATGGATGGGGGTGATGGCTGCCTGCGTGGAAGCATGATTAGGACAGGGTTTCCTCTAGAAAACTATGGATTTCTTGAGGGCATAGACCATGTCTCTCTGCCGGCCCAGCGGGGGTACCACAAATACCCCAGGACATCACAGCTGAATGGTTAGGGGTGTGGTGGAATGGGATGGGACATTGGTGTCCCGTCGACTGGTAaacttttactttcttgatgggCTTTGCCTTTAGTGAGGCTTCTCATTCTGATGGATCGGatggggccagggctgggaacCAGAGGCTTGAGTAAGCCTGGGCAGGTCGTGCCCCTCTAGACCTAGCTTCCCTTATCTGTGAAGAGTGAAAGGTGGCCTCTTAACCTCCCTGGAAATCCTGCTTTGACTGAATAAAAGAATGATGAGGCCAGTCAATGAGGAGAAAAGGCAGGAATGCAGAGAGTGGTTAAGTGGAGGGAACGATTGGTGAAAGGGCTGAGGAGAGGAATGTGAAACAGCTGAGACCCCAAGCTACAACTATCAGCcagcttgctttttttcttattgccTTCCTTAGTGTGGGTGTCACTGTACTTTGGATTCCTGGGGCTGTGTTCTGTGATAACTGGCGGCTGCATTCTCTTTCTGCACTGGAGGAAGAACCTGCGGCGGGAAGAGcgtgcccaggagtggatggagGTGATGCGAGCGGCCACATTTACCTATAGCCCGCTGTTGTACTGGATTAACAAGCGACGGCACTATGGCATGAACGCAGCCATCAACACGGGCCCTCCCCCTTATGCCACCAAGACCGAGACTGACACCCAGAATTCAGATCACCCGTGGGAGTTGGATGTCCCTGAGAGCAGGAGCTATGCTACTCAAGACAGCAGCCCCAAGGTGgaggcccccagccccctgcaacGTGCAGTGCAGCTGATCCCACAGCAGCCCCTACCTTCCCCGGTGCTGCGGCCCCAGGCCAGGCCCCCATTCCCGATTCCCATTTTTCAGGAGGTGCCCTTTGCCCTCTCGCTGTGTAACCTACCCCCGATGCTGAACCACTCAGCCTCCTACCCTTTGGCCACCTGTCCTGAAAGGAACGTCCACTTCCATTCCCTCCCCACGCTGGCCCAGAGGGACCACTGCTTAAATGCCAAGCTGTCTGCTTCAGAATTGTAGCCTCCTCTCACTGAGGATGGGAGCTGGAGGTAGCGGGGCAGTGCAGGAAATGGAGCTGACCTCAGGGAGGTGGTACTGACACAGAGGCCAGGGCCCATCTAGATGCCACAtaatcaaagatttaaaaaagtaCAAGGCTCCCTTGTGTCTCATTTGCTGTTAGGAGGGAAAATGTCTGAGGGGGGCACTTTGCAAACCAAGCTGAAGGTCAGAGTCTCACCAATACCAATGGGAACTGAGGGTTGGCTGTGGGGAGACACGCTGAACCAGTACTTGTGATGGGCTCAACATCCCTCTATCCAGTATTTAAAGACAAAACCGTATGCCAGACCCTGGGCTACGTACCCAAAGGCACTGCCATTCTGTGGGACATTAAGCACAGTTGTGACAAGAGTGACAGCCACTGAGGATGCATGGGCGATGGTGATTGGTAGTGGCCCAAACA
Above is a window of Balaenoptera acutorostrata chromosome 1, mBalAcu1.1, whole genome shotgun sequence DNA encoding:
- the TEX38 gene encoding testis-expressed protein 38 — translated: MDSQREDLSLPGVWVSLYFGFLGLCSVITGGCILFLHWRKNLRREERAQEWMEVMRAATFTYSPLLYWINKRRHYGMNAAINTGPPPYATKTETDTQNSDHPWELDVPESRSYATQDSSPKVEAPSPLQRAVQLIPQQPLPSPVLRPQARPPFPIPIFQEVPFALSLCNLPPMLNHSASYPLATCPERNVHFHSLPTLAQRDHCLNAKLSASEL